The Aminivibrio sp. genomic sequence ATGGGTGACGACGGCGTCGGAACTATCTCAGGAGAATCAGTATCGAACAGCGTCCCTTGAGCAGGTATTCTTGGTTTCTCCTTGGGCGTTTGTGTAGAAGTGCCATAATATTTACGGATCCAATCCACAAGCTTTATAAGGATAGCGCTATTGCCTTTAATGCCGTTAAATTGGCAGAGATCATCATATGGAGCTTCCAACAGAGAAGAGAGGCTGCCGTAGTGAGACAGCAGACGGGCCGCAAGTGGCTGAAGATCTACTCGGGGAATAGAATAAGTCAGTAGAAGTTCAAGCAGGGCTTCTTCAGAGCGGGAAGATTCTTCCCCTGAGGAAAAACGGTCTCGTAAACGTTCTCGATGATTAGGTTTGACTGTTTCTGACATTTTTATCCCAACCCATTCTTAGTAATTAGGCGAGCTTCGATTATCTTAACTCCTGTTGGGCAAGACCAAAGGAATTTTTGCGAATCAGGATAACAAACCGATTTTTATGAATAATCAATAGAAATTACTGACTCATTTCCAGTTTCGAGAAGTATTTAGGGTCTATTCGATAATGTTTTATTTCTCTAAATCTCGATGCATTCATTTCTTTTTAATGAGAATGGCTTTTTCATCCTTGAAGCATGGTTAGTATTCATTGAGTTAAGAAAATCAGTAGAAATAATCTTACAACACAGCGAGAAGAATTGCATTGTTGATTCTCTCTATTTTCTGTAGCAAATTCCAACTTGTCTAATATGGAGTTCAACACTTTCTCTCCGTCCCCTTTTAGGTCTTTGAGAAAATTCGGACCTTTTGTTCCCGTTTCCTAAACCCTTGCCTTACGAGCATCAAAAACCTTAACCTTTATGCTTCTTGAACGTTGGTGTTCCGAAATGTGGAATAAAAACGTTGCGGGGGACGGATGTGGTGTTACAAAACGGCACAACGGGCTTTTGAAGAATGTTGCGTTTGCAATAAATAAAAAGAAAGGTAAATGGTAATGAATCCCTCCTTCGAAAATGGGACATATCCCGGTTCGTCCACTATGAACAGGTTGTACCAGGTGTACTTGCCCAGAGTCCGGGCA encodes the following:
- a CDS encoding ATP-binding protein, which produces MLFLGKSGCGKTHLATTLGIEACWKNLRVRFTTSCNLVNELLESRGEKTLARTLGKYTWYNLFIVDEPGYVPFSKEGFITIYLSFYLLQTQHSSKARCAVL